In one Culex quinquefasciatus strain JHB chromosome 2, VPISU_Cqui_1.0_pri_paternal, whole genome shotgun sequence genomic region, the following are encoded:
- the LOC6033255 gene encoding uncharacterized protein LOC6033255, whose protein sequence is MVLLCTTGTTIYGFILLVQISQATLTLEFDEDFRDCENGLPMPGFDASELQVIPQDDGSVTMNGMLKFTKDYGSPTRMKMYSKRLQQGEWKPGMVSREISNLCPVMQMPTELWYPFTRILQQKTCPYQAGHEEHINNVTVENIAAKFHVPPDFLGEWRMYHEFTTTRQGSSAKECLMVPVTVSEV, encoded by the exons ATGGTTTTATTGTGTACAACTGGAACTACTATCTACGGATTTATTTTACTAGTGCAAATCAGCCAG GCTACCCTGACGCTCGAATTTGACGAGGACTTTCGGGATTGTGAAAATGGACTACCCATGCCGGGGTTTGACGCGTCTGAACTGCAAGTTATTCCCCAGGACGATGGTTCGGTTACGATGAACGGAATGCTTAAGTTCACAAAGGATTACGGGAGTCCTAcgaga ATGAAGATGTACAGCAAACGACTTCAGCAAGGCGAATGGAAGCCGGGCATGGTTTCACGTGAAATTAGTAACCTTTGTCCAGTGATGCAGATGCCAACCGAATTGTGGTATCCGTTTACCCGGATTCTACAGCAAAAGACTTGTCCTTACCAAGCTGGA CATGAAGAACACATCAACAATGTGACCGTTGAAAACATTGCTGCCAAATTTCATGTTCCACCGGATTTTCTTGGGGAATGGCGAATGTATCACGAATTTACGACAACCAGGCAAGGATCTTCGGCGAAGGAATGTCTCATGGTACCGGTGACCGTTTCCGAGGTGTGA
- the LOC6033253 gene encoding uncharacterized protein LOC6033253 translates to MKALIFVPIWISNVQQIWAAVAIDFHEDLRECGNGLPMPDVNMALFSVLPQEDGTMVLNGTVKIIKDYGNPTRWRMYSERLEQGKWHPGIVSRDIPNICAVLQVPTEAWYQFTKHLRQKQCPFKAGYTEHVVDLNIGNVAAAFDTPPQFIGDWRIYHEITTLRNGRFVKQCYMVPTTISEV, encoded by the exons ATGAAAGCTCTGATTTTTGTACCCATCTGGATTTCAAATGTCCAGCAAATTTGG GCCGCCGTAGCTATCGACTTTCACGAAGACTTGCGAGAGTGCGGGAATGGATTGCCAATGCCGGATGTAAACATGGCCCTATTCAGCGTACTACCTCAAGAGGATGGAACCATGGTGTTGAACGGAACCGTCAAGATTATCAAAGACTATGGAAACCCTACCAGG tggAGGATGTACTCTGAACGACTGGAGCAGGGCAAGTGGCACCCTGGAATAGTTTCGCGGGACATTCCGAATATCTGCGCGGTGCTGCAAGTGCCAACTGAAGCTTGGTATCAGTTTACGAAGCATTTGCGCCAGAAACAGTGCCCGTTTAAAGCTGGG TACACGGAACATGTGGTTGACCTTAACATTGGGAATGTGGCAGCAGCTTTCGACACGCCGCCCCAATTTATCGGTGATTGGAGAATCTATCATGAAATCACCACTCTCCGGAACGGAAGGTTCGTAAAGCAGTGCTACATGGTGCCGACGACTATTTCTGAAGTttag
- the LOC6033254 gene encoding uncharacterized protein LOC6033254, with translation MIVWDSTFFCALLSFLHLSKATLSIDFDEDIRDCDNETPMPGIDTSNFQILPQPDGSITVNGTARFTKDYGNPTRWKFYTKRLERGRWIPGIVSRDISNVCSVLQMPYELWYPFTRLMQRKFCPFKAGHEEHMNNVNIGNLAKTFEVSPDFIGEWRVYHAITTTRNGRPFDECFMVSVSVSEV, from the exons ATGATTGTTTGGGATTCAACGTTTTTCTGTGCCTTGCTGTCATTTTTGCATTTGAGTAAG GCAACTCTCTCGATCGATTTTGACGAGGACATTCGTGATTGTGACAATGAAACCCCAATGCCGGGAATAGACACgtcaaactttcaaattttaccTCAACCGGACGGATCGATTACGGTGAACGGAACCGCTCGATTCACAAAGGACTATGGCAATCCTACCAGA TGGAAGTTCTACACCAAACGGCTGGAGCGCGGAAGGTGGATTCCGGGCATTGTTTCGCGGGACATTTCGAACGTCTGTTCGGTTCTGCAAATGCCGTACGAACTGTGGTATCCGTTCACTAGGCTGATGCAGCGGAAATTTTGTCCCTTCAAAGCTGGG CACGAGGAGCACATGAACAACGTCAACATAGGAAACCTGGCCAAAACATTTGAAGTTTCGCCGGATTTTATCGGCGAATGGCGAGTTTATCATGCAATTACGACAACCCGGAACGGGAGACCCTTTGATGAGTGTTTCATGGTATCGGTATCCGTTTCGGAGGtttga